A window of Lysobacterales bacterium genomic DNA:
ACCTGGCGGAAGCGGCGCATCCACGGCGTGCCGAGTGCGGACGGCGGCGCCAGCACCAGCTCGCCGGCGAGGTCCTTTCCTTTCGCCTGTTCGCTGACGGTTTCGGTGGGCGGCAGGGCGATTCCGGCTTCGCGGTAGATCTCCACCGCCGGCGCCATCGCGCCGTGCAGCAGGATGCGTCGCCCGCGCGCGCCGTCCAGCGCGCCGATCTCGGCCAGCAGGCGCTGCGCCTTGCCCAGCGCGTAGCAGCCCAGCACGGCGGTCTCGCCGCGCTGCGCGCAGTCGCCCCACCAGGCCAGCACGTCCGCGGCCACTTCGCTGGCCGGCCGCCAGCGATAGACGGGAAGGGCGAAGGTGGCCTCGGTGATGAAGGTGTCGCAGGGCACCACCTCGAAGCCGGTGCAGGTCGGGTCGGGGTCGCGCTTGTAGTCGCCGGAGATCACCCAGACCTCGCCGCCCTGCTCGATGCGCACCTGCGCTGAGCCCAGCACGTGGCCGGCCGGATGCAGGCTGACCGTCGCATCGCCCAGGCGGAAGCGTTCCCCGTAGGCCACCGGCTGCAGGTTGGCGTCTTCGCCCAGGCGCCAGCGCAGCAGGGGCAGGCTGTCGGTGTGGGCGAAGTAGAGCGCGCTGCCGGCGCGGGCGTGGTCGCTGTGCGCGTGCGTGATCACCGCCCGCGGCACCGGGCGCCAGGGGTCGATGTGGAAATCGCCGGCTGCGCAGTACAGGCCGGAAGGACTGAGCTGGATCAGGGGAGGTCTGCTGGCGGTTGCAAGGCCGCCAAGAGTCTCCTGCACGGCGTGTAGCAAAGGACAAGCGAGTGTCCGGCGCGGTCCGGAGTTCGACGGGCTGGGTGCGAGCGTGAACACGCTTCGGATGCGCTTGACATCACACTTCTTTGGGGCTGGCGGGTAGAATCGCGACCTCGCATCTCCACTGTCTGTCACCTGCATGCCCGCACTGCTGGAAACGCTCTTGGCCGTGCTGTTGTGTCTGGGCGTGGCGTTTCTTCCGCCGTGGCTGGTGGTGCTGATCTGGCTGGGCGCGCTGGGGGCCTTCGCGCTCAGCTTCGCGATCGAGCGTCGCGGCCACGGTCGCGCACCGCATTTCCCGCGCGCGCTGTCGGGCCTGATGCCGCTGTCGCTGGCGATCAGCCTGGCGATCTGGGCCTGGCCCATCGTCGGGCCCTGGCTGGCCCTGCCCTTGGCGCTGGCCGCGCTCATGCTCGGCGTGCTGCT
This region includes:
- a CDS encoding ligase-associated DNA damage response exonuclease: MQVTDSGDARSRFYPPAPKKCDVKRIRSVFTLAPSPSNSGPRRTLACPLLHAVQETLGGLATASRPPLIQLSPSGLYCAAGDFHIDPWRPVPRAVITHAHSDHARAGSALYFAHTDSLPLLRWRLGEDANLQPVAYGERFRLGDATVSLHPAGHVLGSAQVRIEQGGEVWVISGDYKRDPDPTCTGFEVVPCDTFITEATFALPVYRWRPASEVAADVLAWWGDCAQRGETAVLGCYALGKAQRLLAEIGALDGARGRRILLHGAMAPAVEIYREAGIALPPTETVSEQAKGKDLAGELVLAPPSALGTPWMRRFRQVSTGFASGWMRLRGNRRRRGFDRGFVLSDHADWPGLIDTVLATGARRVLATHGSTDVFVRYLNERGVEAAALATELGGEN